Proteins encoded by one window of Winogradskyella sp. PG-2:
- the obgE gene encoding GTPase ObgE, protein MTEGNFVDYVKMHVSSGNGGKGSSHLHREKYIQKGGPDGGDGGRGGHVILKGNSNLWTLIHLKFKRHIRAGHGAHGSSGRSTGADGEDVYLEVPLGTVIRDSESDNILFEITEDGEEKVVAEGGMGGRGNWHFKSSVNQTPRYAQPGIPLEERHITLELKILADVGLVGFPNAGKSTLLSVLTSAKPKIADYEFTTLKPNLGIVEYRDYQSFVMADIPGIIEGAAEGKGLGYYFLRHIERNSILLFMIPADAKDIVEQYEILVDELRRYNPEMLDKERFVVVSKSDMLDDELKSEMSTILDKDLECKYLFISSVAQQGLTELKDKLWQMLNN, encoded by the coding sequence ATGACTGAAGGAAATTTTGTTGATTACGTAAAAATGCATGTGTCTTCTGGAAATGGAGGTAAGGGTTCTTCTCATTTACATCGTGAAAAGTATATACAAAAAGGCGGACCAGATGGAGGCGATGGTGGTCGTGGAGGACATGTAATTCTTAAAGGAAACTCTAACCTTTGGACTTTAATTCATTTAAAATTTAAGCGACATATTAGAGCTGGTCATGGTGCTCATGGTAGCTCAGGGAGAAGTACGGGTGCTGATGGAGAAGATGTTTATTTAGAAGTGCCATTAGGAACTGTCATCAGAGATTCAGAATCCGACAACATCTTATTTGAGATTACTGAAGATGGTGAAGAAAAGGTTGTAGCAGAAGGTGGTATGGGTGGTCGAGGTAATTGGCACTTTAAAAGTTCAGTGAATCAAACACCACGCTATGCACAACCAGGCATTCCTTTAGAGGAGCGACATATTACTTTAGAACTTAAAATACTTGCTGATGTTGGTTTGGTAGGATTTCCTAATGCAGGAAAATCTACATTATTATCTGTTTTAACCTCGGCAAAACCCAAAATAGCCGATTATGAGTTTACAACGCTTAAACCTAATCTTGGTATCGTAGAGTATCGCGATTATCAATCGTTTGTAATGGCAGATATTCCTGGTATTATTGAAGGAGCTGCCGAAGGTAAAGGTTTAGGGTATTATTTCTTAAGGCATATTGAGCGAAATTCAATTTTGTTATTTATGATTCCTGCAGATGCTAAAGACATTGTAGAGCAGTATGAGATTTTAGTAGATGAATTAAGACGCTACAATCCTGAGATGTTAGATAAGGAACGTTTTGTGGTAGTGTCAAAATCTGATATGCTAGATGATGAATTAAAATCCGAAATGTCTACTATTTTGGATAAAGATTTAGAATGTAAATATTTATTTATTTCCTCAGTTGCACAACAAGGCTTAACAGAGTTAAAAGATAAGCTTTGGCAAATGTTGAATAATTAA
- a CDS encoding DUF664 domain-containing protein yields the protein MDIYDKVRAKTKKLLKNKDDAWFKKAIGNMSIHCAWFHVMEHQANHMGQLALITKRIK from the coding sequence ATGGATATTTATGATAAAGTAAGAGCTAAGACCAAAAAATTATTAAAGAACAAAGATGATGCTTGGTTTAAAAAGGCGATAGGTAATATGAGCATACATTGTGCTTGGTTTCATGTCATGGAACACCAAGCTAACCATATGGGACAATTAGCACTAATTACTAAACGTATCAAGTAA
- a CDS encoding DUF4136 domain-containing protein has product MKTFKFILIALLITSCGTIVNYDYEKSTDFTQYKTYNYFGDMKTGLSQLDNKRLIRAIDAKLQTMGLARSENPDFYIDIQSQDVMNRNNSSVGVGAGGGGRGGFGGVSVGIPLGGSQNTREIVIDFVDKNQNEKLFWQAVSESSYKQNASPEKREETFAKLVEKIFSGYPPKK; this is encoded by the coding sequence ATGAAGACCTTCAAATTTATTTTAATAGCCTTATTAATTACATCTTGTGGAACAATAGTCAACTATGACTATGAGAAATCAACTGATTTTACACAATACAAAACGTATAATTATTTTGGTGATATGAAAACTGGATTAAGCCAGTTAGATAATAAACGCTTAATAAGAGCCATTGATGCTAAGCTTCAAACTATGGGATTAGCGCGTTCTGAAAACCCAGATTTCTATATTGATATTCAAAGCCAAGATGTAATGAATAGAAATAACTCCAGTGTTGGAGTAGGAGCTGGTGGTGGAGGTCGAGGTGGCTTTGGTGGAGTTTCGGTGGGTATTCCTTTAGGAGGTAGCCAAAATACTAGAGAAATAGTTATTGATTTTGTAGATAAAAACCAAAATGAAAAACTGTTTTGGCAAGCTGTAAGTGAAAGTTCATATAAGCAAAATGCATCTCCAGAAAAACGAGAAGAAACTTTTGCTAAATTAGTTGAGAAAATATTTTCTGGTTATCCACCTAAAAAATAA
- a CDS encoding DoxX family membrane protein: MNSKVFMVLRFLLGIFVFVFGVNKFGDFLPMPELNAEAGAYFGALTGTKTLVLVGIVEIIAGLALTLDKFGALLALILMSISVNAVLFHATLDPGGIGGAAVLLILNIVVLFGYKDKYKDLLS, translated from the coding sequence ATGAATTCAAAAGTTTTTATGGTTCTAAGATTTTTACTTGGAATCTTTGTATTCGTTTTCGGAGTAAACAAATTCGGAGATTTTTTGCCAATGCCAGAGCTAAATGCCGAAGCTGGAGCCTATTTTGGTGCTTTAACCGGTACTAAAACATTGGTACTTGTAGGTATTGTAGAAATCATTGCTGGCTTAGCTTTAACTCTAGACAAATTCGGTGCTTTATTAGCGTTAATTTTAATGAGTATTTCTGTTAACGCCGTTTTATTTCATGCGACCTTAGATCCTGGTGGAATTGGAGGAGCTGCTGTTTTACTCATACTTAACATTGTTGTACTTTTCGGCTATAAAGATAAATACAAAGATTTATTGAGTTAA